The Pseudanabaena galeata CCNP1313 genome includes a region encoding these proteins:
- a CDS encoding roadblock/LC7 domain-containing protein, translated as MGINVAKLESILQNLVTSTSDVQGAALVSPDGLPLASTLPSGMDEERVSAMSAAMLSLGERIGNELARGVIDRLYVEGDKGYGILTSCGEEAVLLVLASKAAKQGLLMLEIKRVTGDLKAALA; from the coding sequence ATGGGTATTAACGTTGCGAAGCTGGAAAGTATTTTACAAAATCTGGTAACCAGCACCAGTGATGTCCAAGGAGCAGCCCTAGTATCGCCCGATGGCTTGCCTCTAGCTTCTACTTTACCAAGTGGAATGGACGAAGAGAGGGTATCAGCGATGTCAGCCGCAATGCTCTCTCTTGGCGAGCGCATTGGTAATGAGCTAGCTAGAGGGGTGATCGATCGCCTGTACGTTGAAGGCGACAAAGGCTATGGCATCTTGACCAGTTGCGGTGAGGAGGCTGTATTGTTGGTATTGGCAAGTAAAGCCGCAAAACAAGGTTTATTGATGCTGGAAATCAAGCGAGTGACTGGTGATCTGAAGGCGGCTCTTGCCTAG
- a CDS encoding DUF4388 domain-containing protein, whose translation MAITGSLSEFSLPEIFQFLDQGQKTGILTIRDPQNVQTGKPFLRHIWLQNGRVVAAGDRLDNRGLVRLIEQRGWLNDTQRLELERLLKEDALLGLNLKSLGILQPDQLKLLFSVQVLRQVCALFQVETGLFRFDANANLPKAEMTGLSLPATETTLMGLRSLKDWNILESKLPEANSTLFNIISGQSPLRLDSNETQILSLADGYTSIKKMGEQLSLPIAKVQQIAFRLIVVGLVEEVPDIDMGMSSNSNNTDNALAIAGDTNGQVSNASERPPISNTFLQSLVGFLQHKA comes from the coding sequence ATGGCAATTACAGGCTCTTTATCTGAGTTTTCCCTCCCAGAGATATTTCAGTTTTTAGATCAAGGACAAAAAACTGGTATCTTAACGATTAGAGATCCCCAAAATGTACAGACGGGAAAACCTTTTTTACGACATATTTGGCTCCAAAATGGAAGAGTTGTCGCCGCAGGCGATCGCTTAGATAATCGTGGACTAGTGCGATTGATTGAACAAAGAGGTTGGCTGAATGACACCCAAAGATTAGAACTAGAAAGATTGCTCAAAGAAGATGCGCTTTTGGGACTCAATTTAAAATCCTTGGGTATATTGCAGCCAGACCAACTCAAACTATTATTTAGTGTTCAAGTACTTCGACAAGTTTGTGCGCTCTTTCAGGTGGAGACAGGGTTATTTCGTTTTGATGCCAATGCAAATTTGCCTAAAGCCGAAATGACAGGTTTAAGTTTACCTGCTACTGAGACGACGTTAATGGGATTACGCAGTCTCAAGGATTGGAACATCCTCGAAAGTAAGTTACCTGAAGCAAATTCGACTTTGTTCAATATTATTTCGGGTCAATCTCCATTACGGTTGGATAGTAATGAGACGCAAATATTATCACTTGCAGATGGTTATACAAGCATCAAAAAAATGGGGGAGCAACTTAGTTTACCGATCGCCAAGGTGCAGCAAATAGCATTTCGGTTGATTGTAGTGGGACTGGTAGAGGAAGTTCCTGATATTGATATGGGAATGTCTAGTAACTCTAATAATACGGATAATGCCCTTGCGATCGCTGGGGATACTAATGGACAGGTCAGCAATGCTTCAGAGCGACCACCAATTAGTAATACTTTTTTACAAAGTCTAGTTGGTTTTTTGCAGCACAAAGCTTAA
- a CDS encoding IS1634 family transposase, whose product MGSHPREKVSAGQVVKAMILNCMGFLTAPLYLFSDFFIGKATEHLIGTGVKAEYLNDSRLGRVMDQLYEYGITLIFVKIATEMCKRFGVSVKNTHLDGTSMSVHGKYQTTESGEENLVEEDSSEPIAIAITQGYSRDHRPDLKQFTWHLLTSEEEEIPIFMNVADGNKIDQSAFPEVIQAFQTEWEGEQPELYVMDAAFYSEANLREFGNSIDWISRVPATIKAAQELIQTLLPEQFGEQQDHKGYRFCPVLRLNRYSFPSK is encoded by the coding sequence ATTGGAAGCCATCCACGAGAAAAAGTAAGTGCGGGGCAAGTGGTGAAAGCAATGATTTTGAACTGCATGGGATTCTTGACAGCTCCATTGTATTTATTCAGTGACTTTTTTATAGGAAAAGCGACAGAACATCTAATCGGAACAGGAGTAAAAGCAGAATATTTGAACGATAGTCGCTTAGGGAGAGTGATGGATCAATTATATGAATATGGGATCACGCTAATATTTGTGAAGATAGCGACGGAGATGTGTAAACGATTTGGTGTAAGCGTGAAGAATACACATCTTGACGGCACAAGTATGTCAGTGCATGGGAAGTATCAAACAACGGAATCAGGAGAGGAAAATTTAGTCGAAGAAGACTCATCTGAACCAATAGCGATCGCAATTACGCAAGGGTACTCACGAGACCATCGCCCAGACTTGAAGCAATTTACATGGCATTTACTGACCAGTGAAGAAGAAGAGATTCCGATATTCATGAATGTTGCAGATGGGAACAAAATAGACCAAAGCGCTTTTCCAGAGGTAATCCAAGCATTTCAGACAGAATGGGAAGGAGAACAACCAGAATTGTATGTAATGGATGCAGCCTTCTATAGTGAAGCAAATCTGAGGGAATTTGGTAACAGCATCGATTGGATTAGCCGAGTACCAGCAACGATAAAAGCTGCACAGGAATTAATCCAAACTTTATTGCCCGAACAATTTGGTGAACAGCAAGACCACAAAGGTTATCGTTTTTGTCCTGTACTAAGATTAAACAGATATTCCTTTCCTAGCAAATAA
- a CDS encoding protoglobin domain-containing protein, translating into MVLDPQAFMTTMEKRISFSDSDKAILKTNAAWGSSIALQMAEVFYAYLARDPEMNEILNAKEGRMHRLNETFIEWFGEMFTGMDNWGSAYAARRWRIGLVHVQIGIGPQHVVPAMATVVNEVGKQLKSSGLSDDLRESLGRICMIDLAFIEQAYVEVSSQAVLRETGWTEGLFKRMISTGAAGMK; encoded by the coding sequence ATGGTACTCGATCCTCAGGCTTTCATGACAACGATGGAGAAACGTATATCTTTCTCAGATTCTGACAAAGCCATACTTAAAACAAATGCTGCATGGGGAAGTTCGATCGCATTGCAAATGGCAGAAGTCTTTTATGCCTACCTTGCTCGCGATCCCGAAATGAATGAAATCCTTAATGCTAAGGAAGGTAGAATGCACCGCTTAAATGAGACCTTCATTGAGTGGTTTGGGGAAATGTTTACAGGTATGGATAATTGGGGAAGCGCCTATGCTGCGCGTCGTTGGCGGATTGGATTAGTGCATGTGCAGATCGGGATCGGTCCACAGCACGTTGTTCCTGCGATGGCAACTGTTGTTAATGAAGTTGGCAAACAACTTAAGTCTTCAGGGCTTAGTGATGACTTGCGGGAGTCATTGGGTAGAATATGCATGATCGATCTTGCGTTTATTGAACAAGCCTATGTTGAAGTTTCTTCACAGGCAGTTCTAAGGGAAACTGGATGGACTGAAGGTCTGTTTAAGCGTATGATTTCTACAGGGGCGGCGGGCATGAAATAG
- a CDS encoding GTP-binding protein produces the protein MEIMRLVVAGTVGAGKSTFIRTVSEIDVVDTDRCATDETAEIKHKTTVAMDFGRLTFGPEMALHIYGTPGQQRFDFMWDILIRKAHAFILLVAAHRPHEFRYARRILSYMNRRVQIPYIIGITHMDCEGAWSSENIKLALGFVDEKNQPPVIVLNAEERDTVIQAIVALVQYYIQRSAA, from the coding sequence ATGGAAATTATGCGTTTGGTTGTAGCTGGAACTGTTGGGGCGGGGAAGTCAACTTTTATTCGGACAGTAAGTGAAATCGATGTTGTTGATACCGATCGCTGCGCCACAGATGAAACAGCAGAAATAAAACATAAAACTACGGTCGCGATGGACTTTGGTAGATTGACCTTTGGACCTGAGATGGCTTTACATATTTACGGAACTCCCGGACAACAGCGCTTTGACTTTATGTGGGATATTTTGATTCGCAAAGCCCATGCTTTCATTCTCCTAGTTGCAGCCCATCGTCCCCATGAGTTTCGTTATGCAAGGCGCATTCTCAGTTATATGAATCGACGGGTGCAGATTCCTTACATCATTGGGATTACCCATATGGACTGTGAAGGTGCATGGTCAAGTGAGAATATCAAGCTGGCGTTGGGTTTTGTCGATGAGAAAAATCAACCCCCAGTGATCGTTTTAAATGCAGAGGAGCGCGATACAGTTATTCAGGCGATCGTCGCTTTGGTGCAATACTATATTCAAAGGTCTGCTGCTTGA